From Anopheles funestus chromosome 3RL, idAnoFuneDA-416_04, whole genome shotgun sequence, a single genomic window includes:
- the LOC125770796 gene encoding mucin-19 isoform X4: MQQVDDPPYLTVGTEVSAKYKGAFCEAKVRKVVRNIKCKVAYKQQGLGSGVVSDDQIKGALRVGATVEVKHPERKEYVEATLTKIQDCSQYTVVFDDGDITTLRRSALCLKSGRHFNESETLDQLPLTHPEHFGNPVIGGRRGRRSRHLLPDESSDEEDEPTTHSRSNASDKEENIGKVVCVETSDNKKKNPKENWFPGLVVAPTAQDTVRIRVKDEYLVRSFKDGRYYTVPKKEATEFTRDSVNRSEAAAVSAAIEYMDNDVLPPHWDREALFGTSGSCSDSDQELETDSSDDEPTEEKDHFVAQLYKFMDDRGTPLNKAPSITNRDVDLYRLFRAVQKLHGYNRVTTQNQWKQIALRLGFSPATASITNLVKQAYKKFLFSFEEFNRKLGCTMVPHPKTSRTKGRSLVRASSVQSPKLAEKEKLLTAKEKAASAAAADASAKACNSVTAIAEASNSAVEESGNTSESSTTESAVLRPNSTKRKVGGGKVKALVDKFEEKEKEREKEKMSAKGGGESSGSSGGSKKEDVGSASAVKKEKVAAKAKSVEPVIEKRGRKRKDADSVDSKKDDRENTTGTGGGSASGTERSIKLEKQSTSSRKEEGVGSVVGGGGGSGGGGGGGGSGGGGGGPPGSGGGGGGGGNGSGPGSASMHGGSGRTISPVSGVAAGTAVPDFPIEVGDKLKVYYDEQKVTYEAKVIEIAKQEGNPIYLVHYTGWNTRYDEWVRKERIAENLTNSKTKKGKSSTNTPTGSGGSTSKGPSGSSTTPGDKTPKVAKRSRGNSKGEQSSGPGGNSTPRSTTPNVGRNKSPATPSNRRPLTRGGSSAATGSSLSASAAAAGRRTSNNTDISSSLSVPTDPDNTSDTDSDEPMLKKCTTNSTSSTTSSNSSISISSTSTKGFKELKSPGSPASDTTTTTTTTAGAGEGPASASSVTDVPKHLIPKQEPNMHTRSSSTEAKETLSSSSTPLATIKKELTASVAVKEEESTVTEEDDEPGKSSESETLSEEDSSQSSNKAFSSSPITTMVDSDTAETPLAAGLVMSPKILASPPPSLECEDSSSTEPLITVANKAADAKASLEKAAASAKKDAVDAGPAVEKTATGSGSVGKPPIKTYGTAATIIANSEKMAFCTVRDASTENELKPQLAVPTQANDSVLESPSKNNSTIASQAAGVSPSLSARSKTVATEDKATVAGSNMTSPSTTSGRTNASSLMTPGKASFGSSPSATAGNSKDDLAVTPPQGVIIAAGSSARAIKSPKSSPSTTSSISSSGTAAPDDSKINPSTVSPVGPTNTLSQTTTSSPHAGGFSSLRAEKKQSIVQHSGPGTTATGMERKFTLGREGTSAFSSPASSLSAQSALSAAAPAATTLKHGSSGLLGEKKHFSSSTLTPAQNKLLSKEALSIKSLFESTANRMEEKISDVYEFEDEYDDPTDTGSGPMGVVGAAIGTPGCGTGPRKLVSDVPPAEVVNSLSLTSSTGSSSLGGPFGDEKRKKPLQRKTMAVAVDPLDTSNYGTGSYSGALKRAKKPSPIKTEPAGVENKSPKGSGILRREPKDKEEKDQKLPVDGESGTVVAEAPRQTTISSVDPPKEKVAPKTTSPVVTTSSQAGLTTAFVQTPVKSDSTFDVLRKSPSFNLVTPGPLGSKEETFKSQEDIDTKPAPPPLPATTTPGIFTPVISASSIGSGGVNERSISSVLYPHGKGPSTSVLLAKAGDESQKEEPTLENCKKYFNDMNFEFDAPTVKKPPSIADKVLKALSEQQQQQQQQQQQTVKSEKPDFPKYMTSSMHHHSLPSTPKSMINSGLLSSPAMESGTPMSFASTVHPTIKSESISSGGNSATVVSSYTTPMMAINHPPKPGSAGGNEAPQSGKLLEAMKMEPEDSHISTAKSSPISTDSKTTTNQPQGLSSSGNGGVQKIQALEQIPTSRSNDLTESLRKLDPDPRFIHDDESTDSNDSEHRLIIEDAESQGSGEPATGSAMVHSQTIVTNSVVPSTAAVIVHYESKQTTSVISAKKELFEEKPRSATASITLEMASAASAAAVAAVADKEKLILKQDRIAPTDPLSSSSHVKDDTTKSFSGAPTASSEKKTIGGAKQSLLETIIQMNTASRGMSSEEYLMHKVHEQQPPIQQRVSADSEGRTDVSFATQKQLDSSVVPATASVITSTGSNESLGSSTLSLNPEDSPTQSLHYLQSQSQSQAPNNESLSLLLCEETIPGSPAPKDHDRLPPSTVGRKVYAETPLAPASSVSSSSSFIPPQNIQTATDLKPVPMDLEPPVVTITIGGNTTISSTSQSGQTGGVGSFVSNLQQQQQSLRSKGTSGGGESTADTPNSSPRDSVSQDETHDQESLSPMKKRRQRKPSEEPTLKRRRTGNTSLGGYGFGNNGSNTSYGRNQRGLTTSNATDSEDNSDNLAAFHRSSSLIFVGSKTGRPCQYNFLVNLDPSLNSNHRIGIIRKKIQELRKTYNAIKAELASIDRRRKKLRRRERENKKQAKLNSASAGNN, from the exons ATGCAG CAAGTAGACGATCCCCCTTATTTGACTGTAGGAACGGAGGTTAGCGCCAAATACAAGGGGGCATTCTGCGAGGCCAAGGTACGCAAGGTCGTGCGCAACATCAAATGCAAGGTCGCGTACAAACAGCAGGGTCTCGGGTCTGGTGTTGTCTCCGATGATCAGATCAAGGGGGCTCTCCGGGTGGGTGCGACGGTCGAGGTGAAACATCCGGAGCGGAAGGAATACGTGGAGGCAACGCTAACCAAAATCCAGGACTGTTCGCAGTACACGGTGGTGTTCGATGACGGCGACATTACGACGCTTCGACGCAGTGCGCTGTGTCTGAAGAGTGGCCGGCACTTCAACGAGAGCGAAACACTTGATCAGCTTCCGCTCACACATCCCGAGCACTTTGGGAATCCGGTCATAGGTGGACGCAGGGGTCGTAG ATCACGGCATCTTCTACCGGACGAAAGCTCCGATGAGGAAGACGAACCAACAACCCACTCCCGTTCGAACGCCAGCGATAAAGAGGAAAACATCGGTAAAGTGGTGTGTGTGGAGACGAGCgataataagaagaaaaacccgAAAGAAAATTGGTTTCCCGGGCTTGTGGTGGCTCCGACCGCCCAGGACACGGTGCGGATTCGGGTGAAGGACGAGTATTTGGTGCGCTCGTTTAAGGATGGTCGGTACTACACCGTGCCGAAGAAAGAAGCCACCGAGTTTACGCGTGACAGTGTAAACAGGTCAGAAGCAGCCGCCGTGTCGGCAGCAATTGAGTACATGGATAATGATGTACTGCCGCCGCACTGGGACCGGGAAGCATTGTTCGGTACGTCGGGTAGCTGCAGCGATTCGGATCAGGAGCTCGAAACGGATAGTTCGGATGATGAGCCTACCGAAGAAAAAGATCATTTTGTGGCACAGCTGTACAAGTTTATGGACGATCGGGGAACGCCACTGAACAAAGCGCCATCGATCACGAATCGGGACGTCGATCTGTACCGTTTGTTTCGTGCTGTTCAAAAGCTACACGGTTACAATCGAGTCACGACCCAGAATCAGTGGAAGCAGATCGCACTACGGTTGGGCTTCTCGCCTGCCACGGCCAGCATTACCAATCTGGTGAAGCAGGCGTACAAAAAGTTTCTGTTCTCTTTCGAAGAGTTCAACCGCAAGCTCGGATGCACGATGGTACCACACCCGAAAACGAGTCGCACGAAGGGCCGCAGTCTGGTACGGGCCAGCTCGGTACAGTCGCCAAAGCtggcagaaaaagaaaagctactaacggcaaaagaaaaggCAGCATCGGCCGCGGCAGCAGACGCGTCTGCAAAGGCATGCAATTCAGTAACAGCAATCGCGGAAGCCTCTAATTCAGCAGTAGAAGAATCTGGCAATACGAGTGAATCGAGTACAACGGAAAGTGCCGTACTGAGACCGAACAGCACCAAGCGAAAAGTTGGCGGCGGCAAGGTTAAAGCGTTGGTAGATAAATtcgaggaaaaagaaaaggaacgggagaaggagaaaatgtCTGCAAAAGGTGGCGGTGAAAGTAGCGGATCATCCGGCGGTAGCAAGAAAGAGGATGTTGGAAGCGCTTCCGCtgtgaagaaggaaaaggtCGCGGCGAAGGCTAAGTCCGTTGAACCGGTGATCGAGAAACGGGGTCGTAAAAGAAAGGACGCTGATTCGGTGGACTCGAAAAAGGATGACCGGGAAAACACAACCGGAACTGGTGGTGGTAGTGCGAGTGGTACAGAGCGCAGCATTAAGCTGGAGAAACAATCGACCAGCAGTAGGAAAGAAGAAGGTGTGGGTagtgttgttggtggtggtggtggtagtggaggtggtggaggtggtggtggaagtggtggtggaggtggtggtccACCGGGAAGTGGAGGTggcggaggaggaggaggaaatgGATCTGGACCGGGATCAGCCAGTATGCACGGTGGCAGTGGTAGAACCATTAGCCCTGTAAGTGGAGTAGCTGCTGGGACCGCAGTTCCCGACTTCCCAATCGAGGTGGGTGATAAGCTAAAGGTGTATTACGATGAGCAGAAGGTGACGTACGAAGCGAAGGTGATCGAGATCGCCAAACAGGAAGGAAATCCCATCTATCTGGTACACTACACCGGTTGGAACACGAG GTACGACGAATGGGTTCGCAAAGAACGTATTGCGGAGAATTTAACCAACAGTAAAActaagaaaggaaaatcgtCCACCAACACGCCAACGGGCAGTGGTGGATCGACAAGTAAGGGACCATCGGGATCGAGCACTACGCCGGGAGATAAAACTCCGAAAGTTGCAAAACGCAGCCGTGGTAATTCTAAAGGTGAACAGAGCAGTGGTCCCGGAGGAAATTCTACGCCACGTTCGACGACTCCCAATGTTGGACGGAATAAATCACCAGCCACACCGTCCAACCGGAGACCACTGACGCGTGGTGGATCGTCGGCTGCTACGGGATCGTCCCTTTCGGCTTCGGCCGCCGCTGCTGGTAGGCGCACGTCCAACAATACGGACATTTCGTCCTCACTGTCTGTTCCGACCGATCCGGACAATACCAGCGACACCGATTCGGATGAACCGATGCTGAAAAAGTGCACCACCAACAGCACCTCGTCGACCACCTCGTCCAACTCGTCGATTTCCATCTCATCAACGAGCACGAAA GGCTTCAAGGAACTGAAATCACCTGGATCGCCGGCATCAGACACAACAACGACCACAACCACAACTGCTGGCGCAGGAGAAGGACCCGCATCGGCGTCCTCCGTTACGGATGTGCCGAAACATCTGATACCGAAGCAGGAACCGAACATGCACACAAGGAGTAGTTCCACCGAAGCGAAGGAAACGCTTTCGAGCTCTAGCACACCGCTGGCCACGATCAAGAAAGAGCTGACTGCTTCAGTGGCAGTGAAAGAGGAAGAATCTACCGTAACCGAGGAGGACGACGAACCGGGAAAGTCGTCCGAATCGGAAACACTCAGCGAAGAAGACTCTTCGCAGTCTTCCAACAAGGCATTCTCCAGCTCACCAATTACAACGATGGTCGATTCAGACACAGCCGAAACACCGCTAGCAGCGGGGCTAGTGATGAGTCCCAAGATATTAGCCTCGCCTCCACCGAGCTTGGAGTGCGAAGATTCGTCATCCACCGAACCTTTAATAACAGTAGCTAACAAAGCAGCGGATGCCAAGGCATCTCTGGAAAAGGCTGCAGCAAGCGCTAAAAAGGACGCGGTCGATGCAGGGCCAGCTGTTGAAAAAACAGCCACCGGGTCAGGCTCGGTTGGGAAACCACCAATTAAAACATACGGTACGGCAGCAACTATCATTGCCAACTCGGAAAAGATGGCATTCTGTACGGTGCGTGATGCGAGCACGGAAAACGAATTGAAACCACAACTCGCTGTGCCAACGCAAGCGAATGATTCTGTGCTAGAATCACCGTCGAAGAATAATTCGACGATTGCATCACAGGCAGCAGGAGTATCACCCTCGCTATCGGCACGATCGAAAACAGTAGCGACGGAGGACAAAGCTACTGTGGCGGGTTCTAATATGACATCACCATCTACAACCAGTGGTCGCACAAATGCCAGCTCTTTAATGACACCTGGTAAAGCTAGCTTTGGTTCGTCCCCATCGGCTACTGCAGGAAATAGCAAAGATGACTTGGCCGTCACGCCACCGCAAGGTGTCATTATCGCTGCCGGATCTAGCGCGCGAGCAATAAAGTCGCCAAAATCTTCCCCTTCAACAACATCGTCAATATCTTCATCTGGCACCGCCGCACCAGATgacagcaagatcaatccctCAACCGTATCTCCGGTCGGACCAACGAACACTCTGTCCCAAACGACCACTTCCTCACCGCATGCGGGAGGTTTCAGTTCGTTACGCGCGGAAAAGAAGCAGTCAATCGTTCAACATTCTGGACCGGGAACAACAGCAACcggaatggaaaggaaatttacACTTGGCAGAGAAGGTACCTCCGCCTTTTCATCGCCGGCAAGCTCTTTATCCGCGCAATCCGCGCTTTCCGCTGCAGCTCCTGCAGCTACTACCTTGAAGCATGGCAGTTCCGGTTTGCTTGGGgagaaaaaacacttttcctcGTCGACGTTAACACCGGCACAAAATAAACTGCTCAGCAAGGAAGCGCTGTCCATTAAGTCACTGTTTGAATCGACAGCTAATCGGATGGAAGAAAAGATTTCTGACGTGTACGAATTTGAGGATGAATATGACGATCCGACCGATACCGGGAGCGGACCGATGGGAGTTGTGGGTGCTGCTATTGGTACACCCGGATGCGGAACAGGTCCCCGTAAGCTTGTATCCGATGTACCACCTGCCGAGGTAGTTAACTCTCTTTCGCTAACCTCCTCGACAGGATCATCGTCATTGGGCGGTCCATTTGGagatgagaaaagaaaaaagccttTGCAACGGAAAACAATGGCCGTCGCAGTGGATCCTCTGGACACATCTAACTACGGAACCGGAAGTTATAGTGGGGCTTTAAAGCGGGCGAAGAAGCCTTCGCCGATTAAAACCGAACCTGCGGGTGTAGAGAATAAGTCACCGAAAGGATCGGGCATATTACGCCGCGAGCCTAAGGACAAGGAAGAAAAGGATCAGAAGCTTCCAGTGGATGGTGAATCTGGCACAGTGGTTGCGGAGGCACCTCGTCAAACGACAATTTCTTCAGTGGATCCACCTAAAGAAAAGGTTGCTCCTAAAACGACATCACCTGTAGTTACTACCTCTTCTCAAGCAGGACTAACGACCGCTTTTGTACAGACGCCTGTAAAAAGTGACTCGACTTTTGATGTGTTACGAAAATCTCCAAGCTTCAATTTGGTGACCCCCGGGCCTCTGGGAAGTAAGGAAGAAACTTTTAAATCGCAGGAAGATATCGACACAAAACCTGCTCCACCGCCATTGCCGGCAACGACAACGCCTGGGATATTCACGCCAGTTATTTCAGCTTCCTCGATCGGAAGTGGTGGCGTAAACGAGCGATCAATTTCGTCGGTGCTTTATCCGCACGGTAAAGGTCCATCTACTTCCGTCCTGCTAGCAAAGGCTGGTGACGAGAGTCAAAAAGAGGAACCGACGTTGGagaattgcaaaaaatacttcaacgATATGAACTTTGAATTCGACGCTCCGACCGTGAAGAAACCACCGTCGATTGCGGACAAGGTGCTGAAGGCATTAAgtgaacagcaacagcagcagcaacaacaacagcagcaaacggtAAAATCGGAAAAACCAGACTTTCCGAAGTATATGACAAGTTCGATGCATCACCATTCGCTACCCAGCACACCGAAATCGATGATAAACAGTGGATTGTTGTCTTCACCGGCAATGGAAAGCGGTACACCGATGTCTTTCGCATCCACAGTGCATCCAACGATCAAATCGGAATCCATCAGCAGCGGTGGTAACAGTGCCACCGTAGTGTCTTCCTACACAACACCTATGATGGCTATAAATCACCCACCAAAACCGGGATCCGCGGGTGGAAATGAAGCACCACAGTCAGGCAAGTTGCTCGAAGCAATGAAGATGGAACCGGAAGATTCTCACATCTCCACGGCAAAGTCATCCCCGATCAGTACCGATTCGAAAACCACCACCAATCAACCGCAAGGCTTATCGTCTTCCGGTAATGGTGGGGTTCAGAAGATACAGGCGCTTGAGCAAATTCCCACATCCCGAAGTAACGATCTAACTGAATCACTTCGAAAGCTAGATCCAGATCCACGGTTTATTCACGACGATGAATCTACGGACAGTAACGATTCGGAACACCGGCTAATCATTGAGGATGCCGAATCGCAAGGCAGTGGTGAACCTGCAACCGGAAGTGCGATGGTACACTCGCAAACTATTGTAACGAACTCCGTCGTGCCCAGTACGGCTGCGGTGATCGTCCATTATGAGAGCAAACAGACCACTTCGGTGATATCGGCCAAGAAGGAGCTGTTTGAGGAAAAACCACGATCAGCTACAGCTTCCATTACACTCGAGATGGCTTCAGCTGCATCGGCCGCAGCTGTTGCAGCGGTTGCCGATAAGGAAAAGCTCATCCTAAAGCAAGACCGGATTGCTCCGACGGATCCGTTATCTTCTTCGTCGCATGTGAAGGACGATACTACCAAATCATTCTCTGGCGCACCTACAGCGTCGTCGGAAAAGAAGACAATAGGTGGTGCAAAGCAAAGCCTTCTAGAGACAATCATACAGATGAACACCGCCAGCCGCGGTATGAGTTCTGAAGAGTACTTGATGCACAAGGTACATGAACAGCAGCCACCGATACAACAACGCGTCAGCGCTGATAGTGAAGGTCGTACGGATGTGTCCTTCGCAACTCAGAAGCAACTTGACAGCAGTGTCGTTCCTGCGACGGCATCCGTCATAACGTCTACGGGATCGAACGAATCATTAGGATCATCCACGCTTTCTCTCAACCCCGAGGATTCACCAACGCAATCGCTACACTATCTTCAATCACAATCACAATCACAGGCTCCAAACAATGAATCGCTGTCGTTGCTACTCTGCGAGGAAACGATTCCAGGCTCTCCCGCACCGAAAGATCACGATCGATTGCCACCGTCTACAGTCGGGCGTAAGGTGTATGCCGAGACACCGCTGGCACCTGCTTCATcagtatcatcatcatcctctttCATACCGccacaaaacattcaaaccgcCACCGATCTGAAACCTGTTCCGATGGATCTAGAACCACCGGTGGTGACGATAACGATCGGTGGTAATACGACGATCAGCAGTACCAGTCAAAGTGGACAGACCGGTGGAGTGGGATCGTTCGTTTCCAAtctccagcagcaacagcaatcaTTAAGAAGTAAAGGAACTTCCGGCGGAGGAGAATCCACCGCCGATACCCCGAACAGTTCTCCGAGGGATTCGGTTAGCCAAGATGAAA cgcATGATCAAGAATCGTTGTCACCGATGAAAAAGCGCCGTCAACGAAAACCGAGCGAAGAACCAACGCTCAAACGTCGTCGCACGGGTAACACCAGCCTGGGTGGCTATGGCTTTGGAAATAATGGTTCAAACACTAGCTATGGCCGTAATCAACGTGGTCTTACTACAAGCAATG CAACCGACAGTGAGGACAACTCAGACAATTTAGCGGCATTCCACCGATCGTCCTCCTTGATATTTGTTGGCAGCAAAACCGGGCGTCCCTGTCAGTACAATTTCCTGGTCAATTTAG ATCCATCCCTAAATAGTAATCACCGGATAGGGATAATAAGGAAAAAGATCCAAGAGTTGCGCAAAACGTACAACGCGATCAAGGCCGAGCTGGCGAGTATCGACCGAAGGCGCAAGAAGCTTCGCCGACGGGAGCGAGAGAACAAGAAGCAAGCCAAACTGAACAGTGCCAGCGCCGGTAACAACTAA